AACTTGTTAAAGAGGTTCTACAGGTGCAGCGAACTAGAAGTGTTATGCTAAAGGAAGACGACGAACCTGACAGTAAACATACGAATGTTTTCTGCTTGCTTGCGCAAAGTAGCAGACGGACACTTTACTGCCGCGGTTAAAGCCATCAACTCTTCAGGGGTGACGCAGTACAATGAAGATACGAAGAAAGCCCTTGAAGATAAATACATGTTCATTCCCCCTCCGCAGAATCCATCTATCCCGTTAACTGAGACGCCTCTACTGGCAGAAGAGGGCACTATCTTAACCTGCATTAAATCGTTTCCTAAGGGGACTTCATGTGGCAGGGATGGCCTCCGGGCACAACACATGTTGAATGCATTTTATGATGAAGGTTCTTATGTGGAGGATGACCTAGTCACGACAATAACAAGGGTTGTTAATCTGTGGTTGAGTGGTAGATGTCCACTAATTCTTGCGGAGTTTATTGCTTCAGCACCATTAACTCCTCTTCTGAAGCTAGACAAAAGTATTCGTCCTATTGCTGTTGGGACGATTTGGTGTCGTCTTGTTTCCAAAGTTGCTATGAAGGGAGTTGGCAAGGACATGTCAGCCTACTTACAAGACTTTCAGTTCGGGGTGGGGGTTTCAGGAGGTGCAAAGGCAATTTTATATGCTGTGAACAAGTATGTTAGTAAGAACCATGTAGACCCTAGCCTCACTATGCCTAGTTGACCGCACATCCATGCTTCTTGAGGTTCGTAGACTTTGTCCATCTATATCTCCATGGGTGGATTATTTGTATGGTCAACCTGCAAGATTATATGTAGGAGATTATCATATCTATTCTTCGACATGGGTGCAACAAGGTGACCCGTTGGGTCCTTTGTTGTTTGATTTGGTGCTTCATCAGCTTATAACAAAGATAAATGAGCAGTGCACATTATCTTTACAGGCTTGGTATCTTGATGATGGTACTATTATTGGTGACACTGTCGAAGTGGCGCAAGATCTCACTAATGTTCAGACAGAGGGGCCTCGGTTGGGACTTATATTGAATATAAAAAAAACGAAATATTTTGGCCCTCTTGTGATGGACGAAAGATACGGTGTGGTATGTTTCCTGCTGGGATCTCATGGCCAGACAATGGGGTCAAACTTTTAGGTGGTGCAGTCAGCCTTAATGATGAGTTTGTGAAATGGCTTGCTACCATGGGAGTAAAGAATGTTGTGGAGTTGATGCAGGTCTTGTCCAAACTACGTGATCCTCAAAGTGATTTATTACTTTTGTGTGCATGTATGGGCATCTCTAAGATGTTTTTTGGGCTTCTCATTTGTTTCTCGGGGTACACTATGGAGGCAGTAGATATCTTTGATAGAGGCTTGAGAGAGGCGATAGAGGGAATTGTGGTTTGTGGAGGTCCGTATTTTGGGGAGATGCAATGGAGACTAGCTACACTGCCTATTATATATGGAGGCCTTGGGTTATACACGGCTAAGGAAGCATCACAATATGCTTTCCTCGCATCACGTGTGCAATCTTGGGGGTTGCAATCACGTACCCAGGGATAGTGGGGTTGAAGGTATGGACGATAATTTTTATATTGCTTTGAAAACCTTACAAGAAACTCTGCCCGACCAAGACTTTAGCAGTTTCACCAATAAAGACACCACCTCCCTTAAAGCACAAAGCAACCTGGCAAGTGCTCTTTTTGGTAAAGTTGTTAAAGACATGGATAGGGTTTACAGATTTTCGGGCAAACAGAAAGCAGTTTTTGGTTGCCTACAACCAGCGCATGCGCAGGATTTTCTTCTTGCTATCCCGATTGAGGGCCTTGGGCAGAAGATGTCCCCCTTGGAGTACCGGTCCATCCTTAAATACATATTAATGATTCCCATATACCCTTCTGATTCACGTTTCCCTACTTGTGTAACGAGTTTCTTAGACACATACGGGGAACATGCAGTTCATTGTAAGGTAGATCCTGGTTTTAAatatagacatgatcatgtgagagATACCTTATATGATGTATTATGGAGGGCTGGTATTTCAGCAAAGAAAGAGGCGCCGGTCAACGTTTTGACGGATCCTCTTGAAGGGAGATCAGTACTCAGGCCAACATATGTTCTTATTTTTGGACGGGCCAATGGGAAACATGCGTGTGTTGACCTTACTGGGGTTTCTCCATCAGTAGGCATTGAACACGGTTCTTTCACAGTTGGACAGGCAACTTTGAAAGCTGCCCCAGGTAAGGTAGCGAAGCATAAAAAAGCGTGTATTGATAATGGACATGCTTTTATCCCCTTTACCTTTGACACTTTTGGGTATCTGGCACCAGAGGCGGTTGGACTTTTAGCGAGAGTTCAAAgagtcatgcacagtaatgtcatgactcctgATTCTAGAGAGTTTGTGTTTAAGAGGATATAGattttgctattcaaaaaggactTGCGATGCAGCTTGTTGCTCGTTTGCCTGATATGtaatttataactatttatatttaattttcaGCTATAAAGAAAAGTAAGATAAAtagtaaaataagataaaatagcaAGGCTACAAACATTCTGAGTGCTAATCTATATACTAATATAGATGCTAAGGGTCAAAGTCCTATATATTCCTAATTAAATCTTAACCAAACTCTTTAGGTTAACACACGCATTGACCCCGAGCTGCTAAACAACGTCTTAGTTTCTGATATTATTTCTAATTAAATCTTAACCAAACTCTTTAGGTCATGGTTTTGGTAAGTGGATCACCAATTTTCACATGTTCCTCTTCTAAGCCAACTCGTTGGACACATTCCATTCCTTTAAGCCTCTTTTCACTACTCACTTCTATGTTAATTTTGGTCCATTTTTGCTTCTTTTTATGTTTACAACATGATTTACTTAAAATTATTATCAAGGATAATTTAAAAGATATGCTAATAGCACATTTGGATACAAATCCGGTTCTGACTTCTACTCAGAAATAAAactattttgctcgacaaaaaactgactttTCTATTTGTAGAAATCATTTTGAAATATTATTGCCGAACACGCTATAAGTTAATTTGTCCAAACCGCTGGGAGATGAAACTAGGAGATATGAGAGGTGAAAAAAAGTTAAATGGCCCACGGGCTGGACGGGCTAAGTAAGAGACAGTACTAGTCATTAATTATACAACGACCCTTTAAACTAAATCTGGACTGTCTCTCCAGGTAAACCGTTCCACAAATCTCGAAGATCCGAAACATATTAATCAAACTGATTTTtttctattttcccaccaacaaCAAATTCCCCTTCGTTTCATGGCCCCCTgacgaaaacaaaaaaaaagaaaagaaattaatttcttttttaattttgacCTTTTTTTTCACTCTCTCTCCTCAAAAAATTTCCTGTTTCTCTCTCATCAAACGCGAACCAAACTGAAgaacgaaagaaaagaaaaaatcggTCTTCGACGGATCCGAGAAAAAACAAAACCagaaaaaacagaaaccctaaccctagccaataacacatcatcatcatcatcatcttccccTCACCGCCTAGCTTTTTTCCCCCTTTTTTCCTCCCGCACGTCGAAAACAATCAAAACgaattagggttagggtttcgTGTGTTATGGacagtggaagaagaagaagaaatctaatATGActagaagaagaagttattataATAGTATGAGCAGATGCAAACGTTTGTGGAAGATATGATGGGTAGAGGTGACGATAGAGGTTGTGGCACCGAAGAAAAACCTTGTAAAATTTCTACTTTTAGTAAAAATCATCATCAATCGTTGTTGGGGTTAGTGGTAGATCCTCCAGAGGACGTCAAAATTGATTACTATAATCAAGCACAGAAAGCTCTGTGTGAGCGTTCTCCTTTTGAAGATGAAGCAGAAGTTTCTAGGGTTTGTAATATTCCTTCTGGGTTAGCTGACTTCTTGTCTAGGTCTACTTATAGTCGTAAAAAgcacaaaaaatcacattcagaaTCGTCTGCTGGGCAaaagaaatcttcttcttctgttgagaAATCCAAGGTTAAAAAGAACATTTGGTCAGACACTGAAGATTATTTTAGGCAAGTAACATTTACTGACATTCAGAATTTAGTCAGTCAGTCTTCTTCTGTTACTTCTTCTCAGCCTTACTTTACTATTCCTTCTTTGCCTAAATTTGTAAATGAGAATGTCGATTCTTCTGTTGCAACTGTTAGTGGTTACAATGAGGtggtagttgaagaagaagaagtagtagtGCCCaaagaggaggtggtggtggaaaataaagaaaaacaagtaGAAGAAGATAATTTAGTGGAAAATGAAGTTAGGGAAGCTGAAATTTTGCccacagaagaaaaagaagacaatttaGTGGAAAATGAGACTTTAAATACTCaatcatcttcttcgtcttcaaatgggtTAGAATGGCTCTTGGGTGCCAGAAACAAGGTAGTAGTCACTTCTGAGAGACCTTCCAAGAAGCGGAAGCTTTTGGGAAGTGAAGCTGGATTAGAGAGACTTAAAGTTGTTTGTCCTTCTGTAGGACAGAGTTTACCTGTTTGCCATTTGTGTTGCTTGGAAGATTCCGGTGAACATATGAATTCTTTACTGGTATGTGGTTCGTGTAAAGTTTACATTCATCAGAAGTGTTATGGTGTTCAAGATGCTCCAGTTGGGATATGGTTGTGTTCTTGGTGTTTGTCGAGGGGTAGTTCCGAGGCTGATGGGGATGGTAAAGAACTTTCGTTGAGGCCTTGTATTCTTTGTCCCAAATCAGGTGGAGCGTTAAAACCAGTGGTCAGGAATGTTGAATTTAAGGGAGGTGGATCGTCGGAGTTTGCTCATTTGTTCTGTAGTCTGTGGATGCCCGACGCATATGTTGAGGATATAAAGAAGATGGAGCCGATCATGAATATTGGGGAGATAAATGATATGCGAAAGAAATTAGTTTGCAATGTATGCAAGGTGAAATATGGTGCATGCGTACGGTGTAGTCATGGTATGattcttctctcctttcttcaGTTCGTGCACTTCTCGTTCACACTCATAGGCATCTGAGTAGCACACCTTATGGTTAAGTCATAATGCAGTTTTggcttttatctttttctttttcatcagTAAAGATGAGGACTTAGTATATATAAATATGCCTTCCCAGAACATTAAATCATTAATGCCTCCCTCAAAAAAGAGGGAAATAATGACCTAAAGAAAGAGTAGTTTGTCGGAAAGTGTCTACCGATCCTTGCGCAGCAGCCTTCGGGTTTACTCGACGTCATCTATGCTCTCATTGCCAAGTAGATACCTCGCACAGAAAGTTGACCTTATTCTTAACTTGAAACTTCCTAAATCCTTCAGCAGTAGTTTGCGATTTAACTGTTTTTAAGGCATTTCAGTGTATTTGATTTGCTGTTGAATTTAATTGGGTTTTGATACAATAGGAATATGTAGCTAGCTAGTAATAATTTTGTGGGGATGATATTAACATTTTTGTTGGCTCGGTAGGGTTACGATTTATAAGGTAATAGGGAATTCAGAAAATGTTATTTATGAACTGTTTACTCTGAACAGAGATCTCAGATTGAATCTGTTGGTACCCAATGTTTGTATTACTTGAGAGCTTCTGAACCGGTATGCCTTATGTAAATCCACTTTAATGCTAATGATACACTCTCACGACCTGTGAATAATGTCAGTTGTACCCTTGTATGTTAAACTATGTCAGTGATGTTTTTATCATAACGTTTTCTGCTTTTGCTGATCATTCAGGTACTTGCAGGACTGCTTTACATCCAATATGTGCAAGGGAAGCAAAATACAAGATGGAGATCTGGGGAAAGATTGGATGTGATAATGTGCTCCCTTCTTGCCTTTTCatcttagttttcttttttcctttgttCTTCTCTCTCCTTTTTGCCAGCTGCTCCCAACTTGCTGTTCTCTGATCAAATTGTTTTTGTGCTAATTTTCTCAGGTTGAGTTGAGGGCTTTTTGCGCAAAGCATTCCGGATTGCCAGATGTTTGCAATAGCCAGCAGTCGGTAAATAATACATATGCAGGGGATGATTGTGGCTCCTCTATATCCAGTCGTCCCACTGTGTTACTGGTGGTTAACAAGTCACAGAAGGTAAAGCTTGGTCAGGGGAGTGACCTGAATGACCAGATAAATGGAGTTCGTGTTACTGCAACAGATACGAACTCTGAAAATCTGGCGAACAATGAGATATCTTTGGGACAAGATTTGTCGACTACCAGGCCAAGCTCTAAACCTAGGTCGGAGTGTGATGAAGGGCTTGATAGCAAGGACACATCTGAAAGGGGCAATGTTGGAGAGACTAACCTTTCTGATTTGTTGGATATTGTCCAAACCCTGAAAAAGGTAACAGTAGATCCTTTGGCCTCATGATGTGGAAGTTTTACATAATACAGTGCAGTTCTTGTTCATGCAAATAGTATAAGTGCTCATGATTTTTGTTTCCTTTCTATGGTGCAGTTAGTCGATCGGGGAAAGGTCATTGTTAGCGACGTAGCATCAGATATTGGAATCTCATCTGATACATTGGCAGAAATTCTTGTGGTACTTGAAAATGATTAATCTAGGCTAAACTTATTGTCATTTGTTTATTTCAAAGGTAATTAATAAATCTATAACTGCTTTCTTGGGGGTTTTTATTGCAGGGGGGAAATTCCATCTTTCCTGATTTGAGATGCAAAATCATCAAGTGGATTCGAAATCATGCATACGTGGATAGTCCACAACCAAATCTTAAAGTTGGAGGGCCGGACTGTCCTGATACTGTTTCAGAAGCTGGTCCAGATAGTTCCACCGATGTTCCTTTTAAATCTGTTCCACCAAGAAGGAGAACAAAGAACAACATACGTATTTTGATGGATAATAAAGTAGTGTGCTCTTCTGAGGAAAAACTGCTCCTGCAAAATGGCAATGGGATAGTGATAGATGAGGCAGAAGTAAAATTTGATGTTCCTAACGGAGGTGTTAGAGATGGCGATGGGGGAAATAGTGTTGTCTCTCACGATGGTGATTGTTGCTTTGAGGATAATGATGTCTTGAAAGAGGTAATCTTGATTGTTTATTTAAATTCTCGATTAAAGGGATAGCTTTATTATCCGTTTCCATAGAATTTAGAATTGGATGAATTGTTCTGCTTTGTTCCTTGTAAGTAGGTTCTTTTGTTGGGGAGCaaattttctgaatttttttcacCCATTAACATAGTGCTGTCTTTGTAACATCTTGTAGTAATAAAGAAAGAACATTGCTTTATCATTTGATTACCAGACTTATGCAAGGAGTGCGCTCATTATCATATGCTACAATTGAATGCATATTTAGTGCCAGCGTAGTAGTTATATCGTTCTctacattttttgtttttgttttctttttcttctattaaGATATTTCTAGTTAGGTTCGTAGCTGAATCTTACTCTGCTAGGGTTTGAATTCTATTATTCCAGTAGTGATATTGTTTGGTGTCAGAGAGTAGGGCATAGTCTCAAGATGCTATCTGTGAAGTTCGCTGGTAAAAAATATGCGCTAATAGTCCAGACCTAGTTCATATGCAATGTATAATAGTTCATCTAAACTGATATTCAGGATTGAGTTCCAATTTTGGTTCAGGAGGAGTCCGtaaggctttttttttttttcctcttccgTGCAAATCATAGAAGTTCTTACCACAGATTTCTAGCTTCATATTGCTTCCTGGTTGATGATTTTTATAACTTCTCACTCTGTTGTGTAACCTCTTTGGTCTTGTACTCCAGCATCTTTTCTTTGCGTACCCCATTTTAATTGGCACCATCTCACCAGTGGGCGGCATTTGCTCTCCTTTGATCTCTATCCAGATCCCTCACACCATTAAGAAACTGGAAAGGTTGCCATGAGACCCGTTTGCTCAGTTTCTCTATCTTTTACTCCCTCCTTTAGATTGCTATACCGCACCAAGTCGGTGACAAATAGAGTTATATGATATGACAAGGAAGCCTAGAGATGAAGTAATGACAGCGGATGTAGGAACCCTACCTGGTATTAATCTGCATATGAAATACACCAGGAGTAGAATAAGGAATTGCTGGAAGTATCTTATTACTTGGTATATGTAGGTTTGACAAGGAGTGAGGTAGCAATAAGCAATTACAAAAATGTTGTTTAGGTAGTATGTGTGATCAGTGCGAGAAAGTTGTATTAAGCAATTACAAAAAATGTCGTGTAGGTAGTAGCTTAGGGGAAAGAGTTGACATTAAGGTAAGATAGTTGTAAGAAAAAGATAATTTATATGGTGATAAAGGGATCTTTTGCCTTCTGGAGCAACAAGCCCCTGAACTTTTATTATGTGACCACTGACGTACAAAGATCACTGTAGAAAGTACCATTTTTGTAAAGGTGGCAAAATAGCTAGAGTTGCTTACGTAATGCGAGCTTGTTCAACGTGTGGTCTCTAGCAGTTGCACATGTGAAAGTAATGTCTTGTATTCAGCACGTGAACAAACATAATGTTCAACTTTAAGTAGCTGAAAGGTTCCTTTGAAGGATCATAAAGCTATGCTGGTGTTTTTCATAGATTTACTTAACTTGTCTTAAAATCTCATTGGCTAATGGAACTTAACGTCGTGGAAGAGTGACTggatctatttttcttttttatgtttttaatcaGTGTTGGAAACTCTTCCCTTTGCATACAAGTTCACTTATCTTTTTGGCAGATTTTGGTCGAGTCTTCTGGACGACATGGCTTGGATTCTTCTTTGGGGGAGTCGACTGTACCTGAAGGTATGACTTAAAGAGTTTTTGGTACATGTGTTTCGGTGGTTGCCGATTTCTGCAGCTTCTTGTCAGGCAGACATTTAATTTTGGTTATTAATATGCCTTAGTTATTATGCAACCATGAAACTTCAACATTGCAAACGCTTTGGTGAGCTTTTCTTTTAGTGATCCTGTTTTGAAGTGGGCACGAATTCCATATTCTGAGATTGCCTATTTACTAGTCTCTTCCCTTAGTTAAGTGTGAGTATGTTTGCTGTGGTCGAATTTAAAGTGAAGGTGTTGCTTGTACAAAGTGCTGAGCATAGTTCTGTAGTTATAATTGTTTTTGCAGTCTAATAAAGCTTTCTAGCCAGGGTACTGACTTTTGTGTGGTGTCTAAGGCTGCACAATGTTGTGAATTATAACAAAACAACAGGTTTAGCTTGAGAAATTCAGAATTACTTTTCGCCCAATATTGAGCTTGTGTATGATAACACAGTTGGAGGAGTCCTGCTTAAAGAACCAGTGAACTGTCTTTCAAAGTATTTTGTGGTCCTTGGTTACGTCCTATCATTTCTCAGCAGGAAAGCTTGTTATCTGGGCCAGTATTTCGTTGATCTTGTATTAGCTCTTGGAGTTATAGATTGCCCCACTCTGTGTAAAGTAACTGACTGCATTGAGAAAAGCAGTCTTGCAGTACTGTATGTTTGAAGGAACCAGTGGGGATTGTGACTTAAGCTGAAATCTTTTTAGACCTCATTTTATAGCTAAATTTTGTTAGATTTTTCAACAAACAAATTCCCGGATTCTGATTTTCCAAGCTGTTTTGAATATTTTATTTTCAGTGCTTGTGGCTTGACTAAACTGAATTCTTATGAAGCTAAAGGCTGATGTGTTGATTCACTTATCCCACTGTTTCCTTTTCCCCCACTCTAATTTCTGTGTTGAATTTAACTATTTTTACATGTATTGGTTGCTTGTGGGATTTTGCTAGCTGAATACTCTGCATTGTTATCCAATTTAC
This genomic stretch from Papaver somniferum cultivar HN1 chromosome 5, ASM357369v1, whole genome shotgun sequence harbors:
- the LOC113283256 gene encoding uncharacterized protein LOC113283256, with product MQTFVEDMMGRGDDRGCGTEEKPCKISTFSKNHHQSLLGLVVDPPEDVKIDYYNQAQKALCERSPFEDEAEVSRVCNIPSGLADFLSRSTYSRKKHKKSHSESSAGQKKSSSSVEKSKVKKNIWSDTEDYFRQVTFTDIQNLVSQSSSVTSSQPYFTIPSLPKFVNENVDSSVATVSGYNEVVVEEEEVVVPKEEVVVENKEKQVEEDNLVENEVREAEILPTEEKEDNLVENETLNTQSSSSSSNGLEWLLGARNKVVVTSERPSKKRKLLGSEAGLERLKVVCPSVGQSLPVCHLCCLEDSGEHMNSLLVCGSCKVYIHQKCYGVQDAPVGIWLCSWCLSRGSSEADGDGKELSLRPCILCPKSGGALKPVVRNVEFKGGGSSEFAHLFCSLWMPDAYVEDIKKMEPIMNIGEINDMRKKLVCNVCKVKYGACVRCSHGTCRTALHPICAREAKYKMEIWGKIGCDNVELRAFCAKHSGLPDVCNSQQSVNNTYAGDDCGSSISSRPTVLLVVNKSQKVKLGQGSDLNDQINGVRVTATDTNSENLANNEISLGQDLSTTRPSSKPRSECDEGLDSKDTSERGNVGETNLSDLLDIVQTLKKLVDRGKVIVSDVASDIGISSDTLAEILVGGNSIFPDLRCKIIKWIRNHAYVDSPQPNLKVGGPDCPDTVSEAGPDSSTDVPFKSVPPRRRTKNNIRILMDNKVVCSSEEKLLLQNGNGIVIDEAEVKFDVPNGGVRDGDGGNSVVSHDGDCCFEDNDVLKEILVESSGRHGLDSSLGESTVPEGKPVHCNMPVNEQVERDSSLQSSLVNSDGEHNATSVDVGTLVIPDFTAGVPTSCSYVHPFIQNKLSQQAHTVSETHETMVKDVPVTESPFPGTHGDDDQDGNSTCITADCTLDGITSKKLEMAKKMGVLDLSPEDELEGQLIYLQNKLLDNTIASKRHCDELVSRVVKSLPKELDTACRQRWDLVLVSQYLCGIREAKKQGRKERRNKEAQAVLAAATAAAAASSRISSLRKDVPEETAHHESQSKINAVGGRTGLYSQMMPRAKETLSRLAVGRNSTEKPSETVQLNSSKEHPHSCEICRRPGMLLNPILVCHNCKVPVHSGCYRSVKGSSGPWYCELCEDLMASRSLRVPVVNPREKPCFPAQCCLCGGSSGAFRRSTDGQWVHSFCAEWLLESTFKRGQQNPVEGLDTLLKEREVCSICGTKLGVCVKCHYGNCQSNFHPCCARNAGFYMLMKTGGGGNKSHHKAYCEKHSLELREKAGTQQHGAEELKSIKQTRVELERVRLLCERIIKREKLKRELVVCSQEILASKRDSIALSVLVRSPFFLPDVSSESATTSLRGHVDDKKSCNEAMTQRSDDITMDTAVSGKRRIVLPVPMDIDQKTDDSSTSQDQLCTIKTNDRVLLSGKKLPKRPASVALRNLEEDADKRSKSRKHPETFQKELVMTSDQASFQNQRLPKGFAYVPVVCLPKEKPPPRETDLQDSVEPDG